In one Rhopalosiphum padi isolate XX-2018 chromosome 3, ASM2088224v1, whole genome shotgun sequence genomic region, the following are encoded:
- the LOC132925612 gene encoding uncharacterized protein LOC132925612, whose translation MNLQIAVKQIIGIHTIWGKLQYPMLKINKKIQIVIIFLFKARIAVKQIIGIHTIWGKLQYPMLKINKKIQIVIIFLFKARIAVKQIIGIHTIWGKLQYPMLKINKKIQIVIIFLFKARIAVKQIIGIHTIWGKLQYPMLKINKKIQIIAVKQIIGIHTIRGKLQYPMLKINKKIQIVIIFLFKARIAVKQIIGIHTIWGKSQYPMLKINKKIQIVIIFLFKARVMHNEYSSKADHWHSYHLGKVTISYVENKQEDTDSNNLFVQSTCNA comes from the exons ATGAATTtacaa atagcagtaaagcagatCATTGGCATTCATACCATTTGGGGAAAGTTACAatatcctatgttgaaaataaacaaGAAGATACAGATAGTAATAATCTTTTTATTCAAAGCACGT atagcagtaaagcagatCATTGGCATTCATACCATTTGGGGAAAGTTACAatatcctatgttgaaaataaacaaGAAGATACAGATAGTAATAATCTTTTTATTCAAAGCACGT atagcagtaaagcagatCATTGGCATTCATACCATTTGGGGAAAGTTACAatatcctatgttgaaaataaacaaGAAGATACAGATAGTAATAATCTTTTTATTCAAAGCACGT atagcagtaaagcagatCATTGGCATTCATACCATTTGGGGAAAGTTACAatatcctatgttgaaaataaacaaGAAGATACAGATA atagcagtaaagcagatCATTGGCATTCATACCATTCGGGGAAAGTTACAatatcctatgttgaaaataaacaaGAAGATACAGATAGTAATAATCTTTTTATTCAAAGCACGT atagcagtaaagcagatCATTGGCATTCATACCATTTGGGGAAAGTCACAatatcctatgttgaaaataaacaaGAAGATACAGATAGTAATAATCTTTTTGTTCAAAGCACGTGTAATGCataatgaat atagcagtaaagcagatCATTGGCATTCATACCATTTGGGGAAAGTCACAatatcctatgttgaaaataaacaaGAAGATACAGATAGTAATAATCTTTTTGTTCAAAGCACGTGTAATGCataa